A genomic region of Methylobacterium durans contains the following coding sequences:
- a CDS encoding SDR family NAD(P)-dependent oxidoreductase, producing MSDTQRRPFAVVTGGSNGIGFELARHFVENGHDVLIAAEDEGHLTQAASRLTEAAGRLSAGGGAVTIHAADLAREDGVAGLYAAIRAAGRPVDALCVNAGTGLGGPFAETDLARELRMIDLNVRGAVQLTKLVLRDMVARDAGKILFTSSISAAMPDPYEAVYGATKVFLRWFGEALRDELRDTGIGVSVLMPGVTETNFFNRAGMLDTKVGASEGKDDPALVAEAAFEAMQAGRDKVVPTLKNKVLSAVTDALPDKVAAQIHRRMAEPGSAG from the coding sequence ATGTCCGACACCCAACGCCGCCCGTTCGCCGTCGTCACCGGCGGCTCGAACGGCATCGGCTTCGAACTAGCGAGACACTTCGTCGAGAACGGCCACGACGTGCTGATCGCCGCCGAGGATGAGGGGCACCTCACTCAAGCCGCCAGCAGGCTAACGGAAGCCGCCGGCAGGCTCTCGGCGGGCGGCGGCGCGGTGACGATTCACGCCGCCGACCTCGCGCGCGAGGACGGCGTCGCGGGCCTCTACGCGGCGATCCGCGCGGCCGGCCGGCCCGTCGACGCCCTCTGCGTGAATGCCGGCACCGGCCTCGGCGGCCCCTTCGCCGAGACCGACCTCGCGCGGGAGCTGCGGATGATCGACCTCAACGTGCGGGGCGCCGTGCAACTCACGAAGCTCGTGCTGCGGGACATGGTGGCGCGGGATGCCGGCAAGATCCTGTTCACCTCCTCGATCTCGGCCGCCATGCCGGACCCGTACGAGGCGGTCTACGGCGCCACCAAGGTGTTCCTGCGCTGGTTCGGCGAGGCCCTGCGCGACGAACTCCGCGACACCGGCATCGGCGTGAGCGTGCTGATGCCGGGCGTGACGGAGACGAACTTCTTCAACCGTGCCGGGATGCTCGACACCAAGGTCGGCGCCTCGGAGGGCAAGGACGACCCGGCCCTCGTCGCGGAGGCGGCCTTCGAGGCGATGCAGGCGGGCCGGGACAAGGTGGTGCCGACCCTGAAGAACAAGGTTCTGAGCGCCGTCACCGACGCGCTGCCGGACAAGGTCGCGGCGCAGATCCACCGCCGGATGGCCGAGCCCGGCTCGGCCGGGTGA
- a CDS encoding catalase family protein: MTQTSHPIRYHDGIETPAPDEAETIAKIIASMTRESEKTADRYGHAVRASHAKVSGVAVGTLEILPGLPAELRQGLFAEPGTHPVVVRFAQGPGEYLKDSVSTHRGMAIKVFDVEGEKLPGHGAPTQDFVLATGPVFPNPDAKGFLGSMKQLEAGTGAPEGLKAAVSRTARALDSVVKGVTGTSAPLLDFFGHAPLHPLAEPYYSQAALRYGDHVAKIAAFPAGAAQGALAGKTLDPGDDPDAFRHAVLSFLKGEAATFEIRVQLCLDLDAMPVEDASQRWDEAESPYRTVARLILPAQDGYSEARRRYADDVLAFRPAHSLAAHRPLGSLMRARLKTYEALSRFRHERNHVDEVEPASVDQVPA, encoded by the coding sequence ATGACGCAGACCAGCCACCCGATCCGCTACCATGACGGCATCGAGACGCCCGCGCCCGACGAGGCCGAGACCATCGCGAAGATCATCGCCTCGATGACCCGCGAGAGCGAGAAGACGGCCGACCGCTACGGGCACGCGGTCCGCGCCTCGCACGCCAAGGTGAGCGGCGTCGCGGTCGGCACCCTGGAGATCCTGCCCGGCCTTCCCGCCGAGCTCCGCCAGGGCTTGTTCGCCGAGCCGGGGACCCACCCCGTCGTGGTCCGCTTCGCGCAAGGGCCCGGCGAATACCTCAAGGACAGCGTCTCGACGCACCGCGGCATGGCCATCAAGGTCTTCGACGTCGAGGGCGAGAAGCTGCCCGGCCACGGGGCGCCGACGCAGGACTTCGTCCTCGCCACCGGCCCGGTCTTCCCCAACCCGGATGCCAAGGGCTTCCTCGGCAGCATGAAGCAGCTCGAGGCGGGCACCGGCGCGCCGGAGGGCCTCAAGGCCGCCGTCTCGCGCACGGCGCGCGCCCTCGACAGCGTGGTCAAGGGCGTGACCGGCACGAGCGCGCCGCTCCTCGACTTCTTCGGCCACGCGCCGCTGCACCCGCTGGCCGAGCCGTACTACTCGCAGGCCGCGCTCCGCTACGGCGACCACGTCGCCAAGATCGCGGCCTTCCCGGCCGGCGCCGCGCAGGGCGCCCTCGCCGGAAAGACGCTGGACCCCGGCGACGATCCGGACGCGTTCCGCCACGCGGTGCTGTCCTTCCTGAAGGGCGAGGCGGCCACATTCGAGATCCGGGTGCAGCTCTGCCTCGACCTCGACGCGATGCCGGTCGAGGACGCCTCGCAGCGCTGGGACGAGGCGGAAAGCCCCTACCGGACGGTCGCCCGCCTCATCCTGCCGGCGCAGGACGGGTATTCGGAGGCGCGGCGCCGCTACGCCGACGACGTGCTCGCCTTCCGCCCCGCCCACAGCCTCGCCGCGCACCGGCCGCTCGGCTCGCTGATGCGGGCGCGGCTGAAGACCTACGAGGCCCTGTCGCGCTTCCGGCACGAGCGAAACCACGTCGACGAGGTCGAGCCCGCCTCCGTCGATCAGGTGCCGGCCTGA
- a CDS encoding type II secretion system F family protein: MARLARDLAVLLQADVPLDAALRIASATAEDRRMRDLALRMREGILRGVSLGEVMEGMPDAFRPDYVRIVQAGDVSADLGAAMQDLADLLDRRVEIRARVRSALAYPTLLVGLAAVSLWIVLGLLVPAVTPIFRESGLELPGILAVLDGLRERSGTILGLVAGLLGALGLALILARRSPGFRRRLDCLLLALPVTGRIAETREAARFTRTFATLIKAGVAPLQALQTACALVHNSFTRGQLETTVTDVRAGSTIGAAMERAGALPLAARHMITVGEESGRLRDMLLRAALILERQDQTQTARLLAILTPTVTVLVSGMIAAVILSVMSAILSINDLALQ, encoded by the coding sequence CTGGCCCGGCTCGCCCGCGACCTCGCCGTGCTCCTGCAGGCGGACGTGCCCCTCGACGCCGCCCTGCGCATCGCCTCGGCCACCGCCGAGGACCGGCGCATGCGCGACCTCGCCCTGCGGATGCGGGAGGGCATCCTGCGGGGCGTCTCCCTCGGCGAGGTGATGGAGGGGATGCCGGACGCCTTCCGGCCCGATTACGTGCGCATCGTGCAGGCGGGCGACGTCAGCGCCGATCTCGGCGCCGCCATGCAGGACCTCGCCGACCTCCTCGACCGCCGGGTCGAGATCCGCGCCCGGGTCCGCTCGGCGCTCGCCTACCCGACCCTCCTCGTCGGGCTCGCCGCCGTCTCGCTCTGGATCGTGCTCGGCCTCCTCGTGCCCGCCGTGACGCCGATCTTCCGCGAGAGCGGCCTGGAACTGCCCGGCATCCTCGCCGTCCTCGACGGGCTGCGGGAGCGGTCGGGCACGATCCTCGGGCTCGTCGCCGGCCTCCTCGGCGCCCTCGGCCTCGCCCTGATCCTCGCCCGGCGCAGCCCCGGCTTCCGGCGCCGCCTCGACTGCCTGCTCCTCGCGCTGCCGGTCACGGGGCGCATCGCGGAGACCCGCGAGGCCGCCCGCTTCACCCGCACCTTCGCGACCCTGATCAAGGCGGGCGTCGCGCCCCTCCAGGCGCTCCAGACCGCCTGCGCCCTCGTGCACAACAGCTTCACCCGGGGGCAGCTGGAGACGACGGTCACCGACGTGCGGGCGGGCTCCACGATCGGCGCGGCGATGGAGCGGGCCGGCGCCCTGCCGCTCGCCGCCCGCCACATGATCACGGTCGGCGAGGAGAGCGGGCGCCTGCGCGACATGCTCCTGCGCGCGGCCCTGATCCTGGAGCGGCAGGACCAGACCCAGACCGCGCGCCTCCTCGCCATCCTGACGCCCACCGTGACCGTGCTCGTCTCCGGGATGATCGCGGCCGTGATCCTCTCGGTGATGAGCGCGATCCTCTCGATCAACGACCTCGCCCTGCAATGA
- a CDS encoding alpha/beta fold hydrolase — protein MPYIEAQDGTRLFYKDWGSGRPVVLIHGWPLDADMWEYQQPALTEAGFRTIAYDRRGFGRSDQPWAGYDYDTFADDLKAVLDALDLQDVALVGFSMGGGEVARYLSRHGSARVSKAVLVSAVTPMLVKNADHPEGVDESVFTGMIDGLRADRPHFLAQFAKTFFGAGVFSAPSSTELMAWTGEVAMLASPKATVDCVRAFGWTDFRGDMAAFRVPTLVIHGDDDQTVPFAVSGKAAAAAIPGAQLAVYEGAPHAVPFTHAERLTDDLLAFLRS, from the coding sequence ATGCCCTACATCGAAGCCCAGGACGGTACGCGGCTGTTCTACAAGGATTGGGGGAGCGGCCGGCCGGTCGTCCTCATCCACGGATGGCCGCTCGACGCCGACATGTGGGAGTACCAGCAGCCGGCCCTGACCGAGGCGGGCTTCCGCACGATCGCCTACGACCGGCGCGGCTTCGGGCGCTCCGACCAGCCCTGGGCGGGCTACGATTACGACACCTTCGCGGACGATCTGAAGGCGGTGCTCGACGCCCTCGACCTGCAGGACGTTGCCCTTGTCGGCTTCTCGATGGGCGGCGGCGAGGTCGCCCGCTACCTGTCGCGTCACGGCAGCGCGCGCGTCTCGAAGGCCGTGCTCGTCTCCGCCGTGACGCCCATGCTCGTGAAGAATGCTGACCATCCGGAGGGGGTCGACGAGAGCGTGTTCACCGGCATGATCGACGGCCTCCGGGCGGACCGGCCGCACTTCCTCGCCCAATTCGCCAAGACCTTCTTCGGGGCCGGCGTGTTCTCCGCGCCGTCCTCGACTGAGCTGATGGCGTGGACCGGCGAGGTCGCCATGCTGGCCTCGCCGAAGGCCACGGTCGATTGCGTGCGGGCCTTCGGCTGGACCGATTTCCGCGGCGACATGGCGGCCTTCCGGGTGCCGACCCTGGTGATCCACGGCGACGACGACCAGACCGTGCCCTTCGCGGTGAGCGGCAAGGCCGCCGCGGCGGCGATCCCCGGCGCGCAGCTCGCGGTCTACGAGGGCGCCCCGCACGCGGTGCCGTTCACGCATGCCGAGCGCCTGACCGACGATCTGCTCGCCTTCCTGCGGAGCTGA
- a CDS encoding GspE/PulE family protein: MEQVRPSLLGLDPAAPAFAERFGAFLAQEGLLDRAAVERARRAAALSGDRFDAVLTKLGLLSEPALAAGLARFLGLPLHVPAEGLPERLLPDALPARFVTENRVLPVRLEGGALTLAVVDPFDRLPLESVGLVVDAPLRVEIIAPADFERLAAQLYAGPEAAEPAGALDADHSDTDLQRLRDSASEAPVIRLLDQIIAGGVDAGASDIYIEPTPGSLRVRYRVDGVLRVVDEAPARLSPAIVSRVKILARLDIAERRLPQDGRIKIPVRGHEVDFRIATIPTIDGEAVTMRVLDRSRVTLDFASLGFDADQIETMHRLAAEPNGIILVTGPTGSGKTTTLYTMLRHVNRPTAKIFTVEDPIEYQLAGISQVQTQEGIGLDFPAILRSILRHHPDMIMIGEIRDEETARIAVQASLTGHLVFSTLHTNSAAETITRLIDMGIEHFLLGSTVRGILAQRLVRRLCPACAAPQPDADVLAVHLSERVPAVSRLGGPALRRPVGCEACQGTGFSGQLSIAELMPVDTTLRDAVLRRASGTEIEALARRSGVRSLYEDGIVKAWQGLTAVEEVLRVTSGIEAPPA; the protein is encoded by the coding sequence ATGGAACAGGTTCGGCCCTCGCTCCTCGGCCTCGATCCCGCCGCCCCCGCCTTCGCGGAGCGCTTCGGCGCCTTCCTGGCGCAGGAGGGCCTCCTCGACCGGGCGGCCGTCGAGCGGGCGCGCCGCGCCGCCGCCCTCTCGGGCGACCGCTTCGACGCGGTGCTGACGAAGCTCGGCCTCCTGTCGGAGCCGGCGCTCGCCGCGGGCCTCGCCCGCTTCCTCGGCCTGCCGCTCCACGTCCCGGCCGAGGGCCTCCCCGAGCGCCTGCTGCCCGACGCCCTGCCGGCCCGCTTCGTCACCGAGAACCGGGTCCTGCCCGTGCGCCTGGAGGGCGGCGCGCTGACGCTCGCGGTGGTCGACCCGTTCGACCGGCTGCCCCTCGAATCGGTCGGCCTCGTCGTCGACGCGCCCCTGCGGGTCGAGATCATCGCGCCCGCCGATTTCGAGCGCCTCGCCGCCCAGCTCTATGCCGGCCCGGAGGCGGCCGAGCCCGCCGGGGCGCTCGACGCCGACCACAGCGACACCGATCTGCAGCGCCTGCGCGACAGCGCGAGCGAGGCGCCTGTCATCCGCCTCCTCGACCAGATCATCGCGGGCGGCGTCGATGCGGGCGCCTCCGACATCTACATCGAGCCGACGCCCGGCTCCTTGCGCGTCCGCTACCGGGTCGACGGGGTGCTGCGGGTCGTGGACGAGGCGCCGGCCCGGCTCTCGCCGGCCATCGTCTCCCGCGTGAAGATCCTGGCCCGCCTCGACATCGCCGAGCGCCGCCTGCCCCAGGACGGCCGCATCAAGATCCCGGTGCGCGGCCACGAGGTCGATTTCCGCATCGCGACGATCCCGACCATCGACGGCGAGGCGGTGACGATGCGCGTCCTCGACCGCAGCCGCGTCACCCTCGATTTCGCGAGCCTCGGCTTCGACGCCGATCAGATCGAGACCATGCACCGGCTCGCGGCCGAGCCGAACGGGATCATCCTCGTCACCGGCCCCACCGGCAGCGGCAAGACCACGACGCTCTACACGATGCTGCGGCACGTGAACCGCCCGACCGCCAAGATCTTCACCGTCGAGGACCCGATCGAGTACCAGCTCGCCGGGATCAGCCAGGTCCAGACCCAGGAGGGTATCGGCCTCGACTTCCCGGCGATCCTGCGCTCGATCCTGCGCCACCACCCCGACATGATCATGATCGGCGAGATCCGCGACGAGGAGACGGCGCGCATCGCCGTGCAGGCCTCGCTCACCGGCCACCTCGTCTTCTCGACCCTCCACACCAACAGCGCCGCCGAGACCATCACGCGCCTGATCGACATGGGCATCGAGCACTTCCTGCTCGGCTCGACCGTGCGGGGCATCCTGGCGCAGCGGCTCGTCCGGCGTCTCTGCCCGGCCTGCGCCGCGCCCCAACCGGACGCGGACGTGCTGGCCGTCCACCTGTCCGAACGGGTGCCCGCCGTCTCGCGGCTCGGGGGCCCGGCCCTGCGCCGGCCGGTCGGCTGCGAGGCCTGCCAGGGCACGGGATTCTCGGGCCAGCTCTCCATCGCCGAGCTGATGCCCGTCGACACCACCCTGCGCGACGCCGTGCTGCGCCGCGCCTCCGGCACCGAGATCGAGGCGCTGGCGCGGCGCTCCGGCGTCCGCTCCCTCTACGAGGACGGGATCGTCAAGGCGTGGCAGGGCCTGACCGCGGTCGAGGAGGTGCTGCGCGTCACGAGCGGGATCGAGGCCCCGCCCGCATGA
- a CDS encoding prepilin peptidase: MARGRARAGAGGTRRAGPVLSAAPEAGALLVLLLLAATAAAVDIRAMIIPDAVNLMILVTGLSASLLLGTVEPASALAGALLGGGLLLGVRAAFRSRRGYHGLGLGDVKFVAAAGTWTGLEGLAPMLLAASLTALAYMGTRRLLDPGFDTGRRIPFGPFLALGTAAVAALQIGSGTSVLDLIDRALG; encoded by the coding sequence ATGGCGCGAGGGCGGGCCCGCGCCGGCGCCGGTGGGACCCGGCGGGCGGGTCCCGTGCTGAGCGCGGCGCCCGAGGCCGGCGCCCTCCTCGTCCTCCTGCTGCTGGCCGCCACGGCGGCGGCGGTCGACATCCGGGCGATGATCATCCCGGACGCGGTCAACCTGATGATCCTCGTCACGGGGCTGTCCGCGAGCCTCCTTCTCGGCACGGTCGAGCCCGCCTCGGCGCTCGCCGGCGCGCTCCTCGGCGGCGGCCTGCTCCTCGGGGTGCGGGCCGCGTTCCGGTCGCGCCGGGGCTATCACGGCCTCGGCCTCGGCGACGTCAAGTTCGTCGCCGCCGCCGGCACCTGGACCGGGCTCGAAGGGCTCGCGCCCATGCTCCTCGCGGCGAGCCTGACGGCGCTCGCCTACATGGGCACCCGGCGCCTCCTCGATCCCGGCTTCGACACCGGCCGCCGCATCCCGTTCGGGCCCTTCCTGGCGCTCGGCACCGCCGCCGTCGCCGCCCTGCAGATCGGCAGCGGGACGAGCGTCCTCGACCTCATCGACCGGGCGCTCGGCTGA
- a CDS encoding GspH/FimT family pseudopilin, translated as MTAPRPGRSPEAGFSLIEILVAVAIVAGIALLAAPLLRRPPAELQLRADLGRLAAALRTTRAAAMMRNEPLGLVLDVEHRRFASPAVPQGALDPRTEISLQVADPAERAGSSGRIRFFPSGRSTGGRIRLRLGAAEGRLDVVWATGQVFSEVANRAAGR; from the coding sequence ATGACGGCCCCCCGCCCCGGACGGTCGCCGGAGGCGGGCTTCAGCCTGATCGAGATCCTGGTCGCCGTCGCGATCGTGGCCGGAATCGCGCTGCTCGCCGCGCCCCTCCTGCGGCGCCCGCCGGCCGAGCTGCAGCTGCGGGCCGATCTCGGCCGGCTCGCCGCGGCCCTGCGGACCACCCGGGCGGCCGCGATGATGCGCAACGAGCCCCTCGGCCTCGTCCTCGACGTGGAGCACCGCCGCTTCGCCTCCCCGGCGGTGCCGCAGGGCGCCCTCGACCCGCGCACCGAGATCTCGCTTCAGGTCGCGGACCCGGCCGAGCGGGCGGGCTCCTCCGGCCGCATCCGCTTCTTCCCGAGCGGCCGCTCGACGGGCGGGCGGATCCGCCTGCGCCTCGGCGCCGCGGAGGGGCGGCTCGACGTCGTGTGGGCGACGGGGCAGGTCTTCAGCGAGGTCGCGAACCGTGCCGCCGGCCGCTGA
- a CDS encoding type II secretion system protein GspD, which produces MNDVTRVDVLASPSLMVLDRRTAVLQIGDQVPIQTQSAQSILTPGAPVVNSIAYKDTGVILSVTPRVSESGRVLLDIEQEVSTVQRTTSSNIDSPSFGRRKVRTTVVVNNGESITLGGLIQDRTTIGETRVPVLGDLPIIGNAFKEKQNLVEKTELIIMLTPRVVRDLNEAAAVTDEYRNRVRSVMPTRDPVQRLMTNVKRSIE; this is translated from the coding sequence CTGAACGACGTCACCCGCGTCGACGTCCTCGCCTCCCCGAGCCTGATGGTGCTCGACCGGCGCACCGCCGTCCTGCAGATCGGCGACCAAGTGCCGATCCAGACCCAGTCGGCCCAGAGCATCCTGACCCCGGGCGCGCCGGTGGTGAACTCGATCGCCTACAAGGATACCGGCGTGATCCTCTCCGTGACGCCGCGGGTGAGCGAGTCCGGCCGCGTGCTCCTCGACATCGAGCAGGAGGTCTCGACGGTCCAGCGCACCACCTCCTCGAACATCGACTCGCCCTCCTTCGGCCGGCGCAAGGTGCGCACCACGGTCGTCGTCAACAACGGCGAGAGCATCACGCTCGGCGGCCTGATCCAGGACCGGACCACGATCGGGGAGACGCGGGTGCCGGTGCTCGGCGACCTGCCGATCATCGGCAACGCCTTCAAGGAGAAGCAGAACCTCGTCGAGAAGACCGAGCTCATCATCATGCTGACGCCCCGCGTCGTGCGCGACCTCAACGAGGCGGCGGCGGTCACCGACGAGTACCGCAACCGCGTCCGCAGCGTCATGCCGACCCGCGACCCCGTCCAGCGCCTGATGACGAACGTCAAGCGCAGCATCGAGTGA
- a CDS encoding amidase family protein, whose protein sequence is MFRPTSTRAALVVLAALGLPAQAQERFAVEEATIAGVHEALTAGRISCRTLVQTYLDRIAAYDQAGPKLAAIRAVNQQALRQAEAFDRDSDRRASAPLACVPLVLKDNYNTAELPTTGGSASLAGAQPAQDAFAVAKLRAAGALVLAKANLQEFAQGGVSVSSLGGQVRNPYDLTRTPGGSSGGTGAAVAANLALAGTGSDTVNSIRSPASANNLVGLRATQGLISLSGIMPVSKTQDAIGPITRTVADAAALLQAMAGPDPDDPLTAPSAGKVPESYAAFLKPDALKGARLGVVKALFGTKPEHAEVNRVMQQALDALEAAGATLVTIEDPAFEANRLNAENDVQTYEFKALFNQYLATIPNAPHRDLAGIIASGQYHKAALEKFFAGAEARQDGMAEPEYRARLERIAAFKAHVAALFDAERLDALVYPLQKRLVVPIGELNQADRNGIVAGLTGFPAIDVPAGFSAPGETAPLGVPVGLDLLGRPWSEGRLLGLAYAFEQATRLRRPPASTPPLPSPAR, encoded by the coding sequence ATGTTCAGACCCACCTCCACCCGCGCCGCACTCGTCGTGCTCGCCGCCCTCGGCCTCCCCGCGCAGGCGCAGGAGCGCTTCGCCGTCGAGGAGGCGACGATCGCCGGCGTTCACGAGGCCCTGACGGCCGGTCGGATCAGCTGCCGCACGCTCGTGCAGACCTACCTCGACCGGATCGCGGCCTACGACCAGGCCGGCCCGAAGCTCGCCGCGATCCGCGCGGTGAACCAGCAGGCGCTCCGTCAGGCCGAGGCGTTCGACCGCGACTCCGACCGGCGCGCCTCCGCGCCGCTCGCCTGCGTGCCGCTGGTCCTCAAGGACAATTACAACACCGCCGAGCTGCCGACGACCGGCGGCTCGGCCTCCCTCGCCGGCGCGCAACCGGCGCAGGACGCGTTCGCCGTGGCCAAGCTGCGCGCGGCCGGCGCCCTCGTCCTCGCCAAGGCGAACCTGCAGGAATTCGCGCAGGGCGGCGTCTCGGTCAGCTCGCTCGGCGGCCAGGTGCGCAACCCCTACGACCTGACGCGCACGCCCGGCGGATCGAGCGGCGGCACCGGGGCCGCCGTGGCGGCGAACCTCGCGCTCGCCGGGACGGGCAGCGACACCGTGAACTCGATCCGGTCGCCGGCCTCCGCCAACAACCTCGTGGGCTTGCGCGCGACGCAGGGGCTGATCAGCCTGAGCGGCATCATGCCGGTCTCGAAGACGCAGGATGCGATCGGCCCCATCACCCGCACCGTCGCCGACGCGGCGGCCCTCCTGCAGGCGATGGCCGGCCCCGACCCGGACGATCCGCTCACCGCACCGTCGGCGGGCAAGGTGCCGGAGAGCTACGCCGCCTTCCTGAAGCCCGACGCGCTGAAGGGCGCGCGCCTCGGCGTCGTCAAGGCTCTGTTCGGGACGAAGCCCGAGCACGCGGAGGTCAACCGCGTGATGCAGCAGGCCCTGGACGCCCTTGAGGCGGCCGGCGCGACCCTGGTCACGATCGAGGATCCGGCGTTCGAGGCCAACCGCCTCAACGCCGAGAACGACGTCCAGACCTACGAGTTCAAGGCGCTGTTCAACCAGTACCTGGCCACGATCCCGAACGCGCCGCACCGGGACCTCGCCGGGATCATCGCCTCGGGCCAGTACCACAAGGCAGCCCTCGAAAAGTTCTTCGCCGGGGCCGAGGCGCGCCAGGACGGCATGGCGGAGCCGGAATACCGGGCGCGGCTGGAGCGGATCGCCGCCTTCAAGGCGCATGTCGCCGCCCTGTTCGACGCCGAGCGCCTCGATGCCCTGGTCTATCCCCTGCAGAAGCGGCTGGTGGTGCCGATCGGCGAGCTGAACCAAGCGGACCGCAACGGAATCGTGGCCGGCCTGACGGGCTTCCCGGCCATCGACGTGCCGGCGGGCTTCTCGGCGCCGGGCGAGACGGCGCCGCTCGGCGTGCCGGTCGGCCTGGACCTGCTCGGCCGGCCCTGGAGCGAGGGCAGGCTTCTCGGGCTCGCCTACGCGTTCGAGCAGGCGACCCGGCTGCGTCGGCCGCCGGCCAGCACACCGCCCCTGCCCTCACCCGCGCGGTGA
- a CDS encoding DUF4214 domain-containing protein — MGLDDLVGADDSLVYALYDGLLGRAPDAGGLQFWLGHVSGLDSIHDIAEKLLKTTEGRGRHDGLDDRSFVNKLYEDNLHRAGDDGGVAYWAGQLSHGASREDVALGFVLSNEHLAQLRGAFEAGDVARLYYGLLNRAPDAGGLHHFRDAIEHGASLHDVAQAFLGSAEYQGRAAGLGNAAYVEDLFEHALGRSADAGGARYWQDQLEHGVSRAAVAAAITDSGEAHHHLAAGVEQAWHI, encoded by the coding sequence ATGGGCCTCGACGATCTGGTCGGCGCGGACGACAGCCTGGTCTATGCCCTGTACGACGGCCTGCTCGGGCGGGCGCCGGACGCGGGCGGCCTCCAGTTCTGGCTGGGGCATGTCAGCGGCCTCGATTCGATCCACGACATCGCCGAGAAGCTCCTGAAAACCACCGAGGGCAGGGGCCGCCACGACGGCCTCGACGACCGCAGCTTCGTCAACAAACTGTACGAGGACAACCTGCACCGGGCCGGCGACGACGGCGGCGTGGCCTACTGGGCCGGCCAGCTGAGCCACGGCGCCTCGCGGGAGGACGTGGCGCTCGGCTTCGTCCTGTCGAACGAGCATCTCGCCCAGCTCCGGGGCGCGTTCGAGGCCGGCGACGTGGCGCGGCTCTATTACGGCCTCCTGAACCGCGCCCCCGATGCGGGCGGGCTGCACCATTTCCGGGACGCGATCGAGCACGGCGCCTCGCTGCACGACGTGGCGCAGGCCTTCCTCGGCTCGGCCGAGTACCAGGGCCGCGCGGCCGGCCTCGGCAACGCGGCCTACGTCGAGGACCTGTTCGAGCACGCCCTCGGGCGCTCCGCCGATGCGGGCGGGGCGCGCTACTGGCAGGATCAGCTCGAGCACGGCGTCTCCCGCGCCGCGGTGGCCGCCGCCATCACCGATTCGGGCGAGGCGCACCACCACCTCGCGGCCGGCGTCGAGCAGGCCTGGCACATCTGA
- a CDS encoding alpha/beta fold hydrolase gives MARISYRTVTVDGLSVFYREAGPRDAPPLLLLHGFPSSSRMYEPLLRRLGDAHRLIAPDLIGFGHSDAPDPASFAYTFDRLSDVVDGFTGALGLRRYGLFLQDYGGPVGFRLALAHPERVAAIVIQNAVAHEEGLGPLWDTRRAFWADRRAHEADLRENFLSLAATRQRHLGHDPDTSAYDPDLWTDEFAFLSRPGQADIQTELFYDYRTNVARYPSWQAWLRRHRPPLLVLWGRHDPSFRAEAAEAYRRDVPDAEVHLLEAGHFALDVKADEIADLTRDFLRRRAGRP, from the coding sequence ATGGCCCGGATTTCCTATCGAACCGTCACGGTCGACGGCCTGTCCGTCTTCTACCGGGAGGCCGGCCCGCGCGACGCCCCGCCCCTCCTGCTCCTGCACGGGTTCCCGTCGTCCTCGCGCATGTACGAGCCTCTGCTCCGGCGGCTGGGGGATGCGCACCGGCTGATCGCGCCCGACCTCATCGGGTTCGGCCACAGCGACGCGCCCGATCCCGCGTCCTTCGCCTACACCTTCGATCGTCTGAGCGACGTGGTCGACGGCTTCACCGGCGCCCTCGGCCTGCGCCGCTACGGCCTCTTCCTGCAGGATTACGGCGGCCCGGTGGGGTTCCGGCTCGCGCTGGCGCATCCGGAGCGCGTCGCGGCCATCGTCATCCAGAACGCCGTGGCCCACGAGGAGGGGCTCGGACCCCTCTGGGACACCCGGCGCGCCTTCTGGGCCGACCGGAGGGCCCACGAGGCGGACCTGCGCGAGAATTTCCTGTCGCTCGCGGCGACGCGGCAGCGGCACCTGGGGCACGACCCCGACACGAGCGCGTACGACCCCGACCTGTGGACGGACGAGTTCGCCTTCCTGAGCCGGCCCGGCCAGGCCGACATCCAGACCGAACTCTTCTACGATTACCGGACGAACGTCGCGCGCTACCCCTCGTGGCAGGCCTGGCTCCGCCGGCACCGGCCGCCGCTCCTCGTCCTCTGGGGGCGCCACGACCCCTCGTTCCGGGCCGAGGCGGCCGAGGCCTACCGGCGCGACGTGCCCGATGCGGAGGTCCACCTCCTCGAGGCCGGCCATTTCGCGCTGGACGTGAAGGCGGACGAGATCGCGGACCTCACCCGGGATTTCCTCCGCCGCCGGGCCGGGCGGCCCTGA